The following are from one region of the Chionomys nivalis chromosome 16, mChiNiv1.1, whole genome shotgun sequence genome:
- the LOC130888160 gene encoding GTP-binding nuclear protein Ran-like yields the protein MAAQGEPPVQFKLVLVGDGGTGKTTFVKRHLTGEFEKKYVATLGVEVHPLMFHTSRGPVKFNVWDTAGQEKFGGLRDGYYIQAQGAIIMFDVTSRVTYKNVPNWHRDLVRVCENIPIVLCGNKVDVKDRKVKAKSIVFHRKKNLQYYDISAKSNYNFEKPFLWLSRKLTGDPNLDFVAMPALAPPEVVMDAALAEQYERDLEVAQTTALPDEEDDL from the coding sequence ATGGCAGCACAGGGAGAGCCTCCTGTTCAATTCAAGCTTGTCCTCGTGGGCGATGGTGGTACTGGGAAGACAACATTTGTAAAACGCCACTTGACTGGTGAATTTGAAAAGAAGTATGTAGCCACCCTGGGTGTGGAGGTACACCCCCTGATGTTCCACACCAGCAGAGGCCCCGTCAAGTTCAACGTCTGGGACACCGCTGGTCAGGAGAAGTTTgggggcctgagagatggctaTTACATTCAAGCCCAGGGTGCCATTATAATGTTTGATGTAACATCAAGAGTAACTTACAAGAATGTGCCCAATTGGCATAGAGATCTGGTACGGGTGTGTGAAAACATCCCTATTGTGCTGTGTGGCAACAAAGTGGATGTTAAGGACAGGAAAGTGAAGGCAAAATCTATTGTCTTCCACCGCAAGAAGAACCTTCAGTATTATGACATTTCAGCGAAGAGCAACTACAACTTTGAGAAGCCCTTCCTCTGGCTCTCCAGAAAACTCACTGGAGACCCTAACTTGGATTTCGTTGCCATGCCGGCTCTAgccccacctgaggtggtcatgGACGCAGCATTGGCAGAGCAATATGAGCGTGACTTAGAGGTGGCCCAGACCACTGCCCTCCCAGATGAGGAGGACGACCTGTAG